Proteins from a single region of Apium graveolens cultivar Ventura chromosome 7, ASM990537v1, whole genome shotgun sequence:
- the LOC141672237 gene encoding uncharacterized protein LOC141672237 isoform X3 has protein sequence MHFRGTGCACDMQMEMHLQEMQDVLETIIWEKKQLKERLKTAIKDGRMMEVMLAELEEEHDQAIVKIESLENELQGIKNEKNQLKEVQEKSSWKSRDLADTVSIQSAIDADKFAITHEIYTWNPTRDGSGLALPNLLQKDIREDESKVKPAMLHFMKDGSNSNPTVISYKPTSISKHSNGDEILDHRRDVALSQSLFSAILSVLVGTVIWKAEDACMPLVVALFSVVIVSLKSVVQFFSTIKNKPASDAVALLSFSWFILGTLTYPTLPKAVRMFGPAVFKISSRVAKSLGFSA, from the exons ATGCACTTCAGAGGAACAGGATG TGCTTGTGACATGCAGATGGAGATGCATCTTCAGGAGATGCAAGATGTATTGGAGACCATTATTTGGGAGAAAAAGCAACTAAAAGAACGATTGAAGACGGCCATTAAAGACGGGAGAATGATGGAGGTGATGCTAGCAGAACTGGAAGAGGAACATGACCAAGCAATTGTAAAGATTGAATCATTAGAGAACGAG CTGCAAGGTATCAAAAATGAGAAAAATCAGCTAAAGGAGGTTCAAGAAAAGTCATCGTGGAAGTCCAGAGACCTTGCAGATACAGTTAGCATTCAGAGCGCTATAGATGCTGATAAATTCGCTATTACGCATGAGATATACACATGGAATCCAACTCGTGATGGATCTGGTCTGGCCCTGCCCAACTTGCTGCAGAAAGATATCCGTGAAGACGAGAGCAAAGTTAAGCCTGCAATGCTGCATTTCATGAAAGATGGATCAAATTCCAATCCAACTGTCATCTCATATAAACCCACTAGTATCTCGAAACATTCAAATGGTGATGAAATACTTGATCATCGAAGAGACGTTGCCCTTTCACAGAGCCTCTTCAGTGCTATATTGTCGGTATTGGTGGGAACGGTTATCTGGAAAGCCGAAGACGCCTGCATGCCACTCGTAGTAGCTTTATTTTCTGTGGTCATAGTGTCCCTGAAAAGCGTCGTTCAGTTCTTCTCTACCATAAAAAATAAACCAGCTTCAGATGCAGTCGCCCTCTTAAGTTTCAGTTGGTTTATTCTCGGCACACTCACTTATCCGACACTCCCAAAGGCTGTTCGTATGTTTGGTCCTGCAGTGTTTAAGATTTCCAGCCGAGTGGCGAAATCACTTGGTTTCTCGGCCTAG
- the LOC141672237 gene encoding uncharacterized protein LOC141672237 isoform X2, with protein MDLMATLVEFVSALIILVTLPFSLFISSCRLGVKCTFLVISTLAELLSAAIFLHVHIFWRLLVWTGALISLPGRLLNALQRNRMMEMHLQEMQDVLETIIWEKKQLKERLKTAIKDGRMMEVMLAELEEEHDQAIVKIESLENELQGIKNEKNQLKEVQEKSSWKSRDLADTVSIQSAIDADKFAITHEIYTWNPTRDGSGLALPNLLQKDIREDESKVKPAMLHFMKDGSNSNPTVISYKPTSISKHSNGDEILDHRRDVALSQSLFSAILSVLVGTVIWKAEDACMPLVVALFSVVIVSLKSVVQFFSTIKNKPASDAVALLSFSWFILGTLTYPTLPKAVRMFGPAVFKISSRVAKSLGFSA; from the exons ATGGATTTAATGGCCACACTTGTAGAATTTGTATCTGCCTTGATAATCCTGGTTACATTACCTTTCTCGTTATTTATATCGTCTTGTAGATTGGGTGTCAAATGTACTTTTTTAGTTATCAGTACATTGGCGGAACTGTTGTCTGCAGCTATCTTCCTGCATGTACACATATTCTGGAGACTTTTGGTCTGGACTGGTGCTCTTATATCTCTTCCCGGGCGACTTCTAAATGCACTTCAGAGGAACAGGATG ATGGAGATGCATCTTCAGGAGATGCAAGATGTATTGGAGACCATTATTTGGGAGAAAAAGCAACTAAAAGAACGATTGAAGACGGCCATTAAAGACGGGAGAATGATGGAGGTGATGCTAGCAGAACTGGAAGAGGAACATGACCAAGCAATTGTAAAGATTGAATCATTAGAGAACGAG CTGCAAGGTATCAAAAATGAGAAAAATCAGCTAAAGGAGGTTCAAGAAAAGTCATCGTGGAAGTCCAGAGACCTTGCAGATACAGTTAGCATTCAGAGCGCTATAGATGCTGATAAATTCGCTATTACGCATGAGATATACACATGGAATCCAACTCGTGATGGATCTGGTCTGGCCCTGCCCAACTTGCTGCAGAAAGATATCCGTGAAGACGAGAGCAAAGTTAAGCCTGCAATGCTGCATTTCATGAAAGATGGATCAAATTCCAATCCAACTGTCATCTCATATAAACCCACTAGTATCTCGAAACATTCAAATGGTGATGAAATACTTGATCATCGAAGAGACGTTGCCCTTTCACAGAGCCTCTTCAGTGCTATATTGTCGGTATTGGTGGGAACGGTTATCTGGAAAGCCGAAGACGCCTGCATGCCACTCGTAGTAGCTTTATTTTCTGTGGTCATAGTGTCCCTGAAAAGCGTCGTTCAGTTCTTCTCTACCATAAAAAATAAACCAGCTTCAGATGCAGTCGCCCTCTTAAGTTTCAGTTGGTTTATTCTCGGCACACTCACTTATCCGACACTCCCAAAGGCTGTTCGTATGTTTGGTCCTGCAGTGTTTAAGATTTCCAGCCGAGTGGCGAAATCACTTGGTTTCTCGGCCTAG
- the LOC141672237 gene encoding uncharacterized protein LOC141672237 isoform X1: MNELITLTQRVHFHCYVSPPRFLLFAVISHRVLFSSVHETYTYMRTTYFHAISLLNEASNSIFNTSIFLHVHIFWRLLVWTGALISLPGRLLNALQRNRMMEMHLQEMQDVLETIIWEKKQLKERLKTAIKDGRMMEVMLAELEEEHDQAIVKIESLENELQGIKNEKNQLKEVQEKSSWKSRDLADTVSIQSAIDADKFAITHEIYTWNPTRDGSGLALPNLLQKDIREDESKVKPAMLHFMKDGSNSNPTVISYKPTSISKHSNGDEILDHRRDVALSQSLFSAILSVLVGTVIWKAEDACMPLVVALFSVVIVSLKSVVQFFSTIKNKPASDAVALLSFSWFILGTLTYPTLPKAVRMFGPAVFKISSRVAKSLGFSA; this comes from the exons ATGAACGAGCTCATAACTTTAACTCAACGTGTCCACTTTCACTGCTACGTGTCACCGCCTCGGTTCTTGTTGTTTGCAGTCATTAGTCATAGAGTTTTGTTCAGTAGCGTACATGAGACATATACATACATGCGTACTACATACTTTCATGCTATCTCTCTGCTCAATGAAGCTTCCAACTCCATTTTTAACACTT CTATCTTCCTGCATGTACACATATTCTGGAGACTTTTGGTCTGGACTGGTGCTCTTATATCTCTTCCCGGGCGACTTCTAAATGCACTTCAGAGGAACAGGATG ATGGAGATGCATCTTCAGGAGATGCAAGATGTATTGGAGACCATTATTTGGGAGAAAAAGCAACTAAAAGAACGATTGAAGACGGCCATTAAAGACGGGAGAATGATGGAGGTGATGCTAGCAGAACTGGAAGAGGAACATGACCAAGCAATTGTAAAGATTGAATCATTAGAGAACGAG CTGCAAGGTATCAAAAATGAGAAAAATCAGCTAAAGGAGGTTCAAGAAAAGTCATCGTGGAAGTCCAGAGACCTTGCAGATACAGTTAGCATTCAGAGCGCTATAGATGCTGATAAATTCGCTATTACGCATGAGATATACACATGGAATCCAACTCGTGATGGATCTGGTCTGGCCCTGCCCAACTTGCTGCAGAAAGATATCCGTGAAGACGAGAGCAAAGTTAAGCCTGCAATGCTGCATTTCATGAAAGATGGATCAAATTCCAATCCAACTGTCATCTCATATAAACCCACTAGTATCTCGAAACATTCAAATGGTGATGAAATACTTGATCATCGAAGAGACGTTGCCCTTTCACAGAGCCTCTTCAGTGCTATATTGTCGGTATTGGTGGGAACGGTTATCTGGAAAGCCGAAGACGCCTGCATGCCACTCGTAGTAGCTTTATTTTCTGTGGTCATAGTGTCCCTGAAAAGCGTCGTTCAGTTCTTCTCTACCATAAAAAATAAACCAGCTTCAGATGCAGTCGCCCTCTTAAGTTTCAGTTGGTTTATTCTCGGCACACTCACTTATCCGACACTCCCAAAGGCTGTTCGTATGTTTGGTCCTGCAGTGTTTAAGATTTCCAGCCGAGTGGCGAAATCACTTGGTTTCTCGGCCTAG